The Zavarzinia compransoris genome has a window encoding:
- a CDS encoding TIGR02117 family protein, with translation MSIGRLVLRLIALVVGLPAAVAALYGTLAVVGAMPFTVPEPPDGRTVTIFVHSNGAHVDIVVPLRAFGVDWAAEFGPAAFPFVDPAAASHVGIGWGDREFYLNTPTWAELTPGRALTALFASKGALIHATLWAEAPRPGPDTRPVTLGEAQYRRLVRDLKAGFARDGAGAARLIAGYRYGPADAFFEGVGTYSAVLTCNEWAAARLRKAGVPVGIWSPFPFGIMWNL, from the coding sequence ATGAGCATCGGCCGCCTCGTGCTGCGCCTGATCGCACTGGTGGTCGGCCTGCCGGCGGCGGTGGCGGCGCTTTACGGCACCCTGGCGGTGGTGGGCGCCATGCCCTTCACCGTGCCCGAGCCGCCGGACGGCAGGACGGTGACGATCTTCGTCCATTCCAACGGCGCCCATGTCGATATCGTTGTGCCCTTGCGGGCGTTCGGCGTCGATTGGGCGGCCGAATTCGGGCCGGCGGCCTTTCCCTTCGTCGATCCTGCCGCGGCCTCTCATGTCGGGATCGGCTGGGGCGACCGGGAATTCTACCTGAACACGCCGACCTGGGCCGAACTCACGCCCGGGCGGGCGCTGACCGCGCTGTTCGCCTCGAAGGGCGCGTTGATCCATGCCACCCTCTGGGCCGAGGCGCCGCGCCCGGGCCCGGATACGCGGCCGGTCACCCTGGGCGAGGCGCAGTACCGCCGCCTCGTCCGCGACCTGAAGGCCGGCTTCGCCCGCGACGGCGCGGGGGCGGCGCGGCTGATCGCCGGCTATCGCTATGGTCCCGCCGATGCCTTCTTCGAAGGGGTGGGGACTTATTCCGCCGTCCTGACCTGCAACGAATGGGCGGCGGCGCGGCTGCGCAAGGCCGGGGTGCCGGTTGGCATCTGGAGCCCCTTTCCCTTCGGCATCATGTGGAACCTGTAA
- a CDS encoding TetR/AcrR family transcriptional regulator, translated as MARKARNPQRQPVQDRSRQTVGFILEAAVQVFEAHGLAGGTTARIAERAGVSVGSLYQYFPDKQAVLNALGEAHVADAGARIADLLARIGTAAPDLPALLRAVVETALDLHADNPVLHRLLYEEGLLTPDLRARVEAMAADLVAVVAALLDRQPEVRPGDRRLMAWFVVQTVEHFAHRLVIRPPAADIGAAGAGELVHLLHRYLTG; from the coding sequence ATGGCCCGCAAGGCGCGAAACCCGCAGCGACAGCCGGTCCAGGACCGTTCGCGCCAGACCGTGGGCTTCATCCTGGAAGCGGCGGTTCAGGTTTTCGAGGCCCATGGCCTTGCCGGCGGCACCACGGCGCGGATCGCCGAACGGGCGGGAGTCTCGGTCGGGTCGCTCTATCAATATTTCCCGGACAAGCAGGCGGTGCTGAATGCCCTGGGCGAGGCCCATGTCGCCGATGCCGGGGCGCGGATCGCCGATCTCCTGGCCCGGATCGGCACGGCGGCGCCGGACCTGCCCGCCCTGCTGCGGGCCGTGGTCGAGACCGCGCTCGACCTCCACGCCGACAACCCGGTGCTGCACCGCCTGCTCTATGAGGAAGGCCTGCTGACCCCGGACCTGCGGGCGCGGGTGGAGGCGATGGCGGCGGATCTCGTCGCGGTGGTCGCCGCGCTTCTGGACCGGCAGCCGGAGGTCCGCCCGGGCGACCGCCGCCTGATGGCCTGGTTCGTGGTCCAGACGGTCGAACATTTCGCCCATCGCCTGGTGATCCGTCCCCCGGCCGCGGACATCGGCGCCGCCGGGGCGGGCGAGCTGGTGCATCTGCTGCACCGCTATCTGACCGGCTGA
- a CDS encoding DUF1345 domain-containing protein: MARHRRLLHRLTLGRPRFAAAALVVAGAFLGLPAGMDASLRPVIAWDLGLAAYLAATWAMMLRSDEAALRRRARRQDVGQWLIIALALAGAAATMAALIGFLRESSGGHGSLGLALVFWTILSAFAMIHTLFAVHYAHAYFAAPHDRPPLIFPGGEVPDYGDFLYFAFVLGVAAQVSDVAVADRRLRRGVLLHGVAAFLFNTVVLALVVNIAASLLQPAGGP, from the coding sequence ATGGCCCGGCACCGCCGGCTCCTCCATCGCCTGACCCTGGGGCGGCCGCGCTTCGCGGCTGCCGCCCTGGTGGTCGCCGGGGCGTTCCTCGGGCTGCCGGCGGGGATGGATGCGTCGCTGCGCCCGGTGATCGCCTGGGACCTCGGCCTTGCCGCCTATCTGGCCGCGACCTGGGCGATGATGCTGCGCTCGGACGAGGCGGCCCTGCGCCGCCGCGCCCGGCGCCAGGATGTCGGGCAATGGCTGATCATCGCCCTGGCGCTGGCCGGGGCGGCGGCGACCATGGCCGCGCTGATCGGCTTCCTGCGGGAGTCTTCGGGCGGGCACGGCAGCCTCGGGCTGGCGCTGGTGTTCTGGACCATCCTCTCCGCCTTCGCCATGATCCATACGCTGTTCGCGGTCCATTACGCCCATGCCTATTTCGCCGCGCCGCACGACCGGCCGCCCCTGATCTTTCCGGGCGGCGAGGTACCGGACTACGGCGATTTCCTCTATTTCGCCTTCGTCCTCGGGGTTGCTGCCCAGGTTTCCGATGTCGCGGTGGCGGACCGGCGCCTGCGGCGCGGCGTGCTGCTCCATGGCGTCGCCGCTTTCCTGTTCAACACGGTGGTGCTGGCCCTGGTGGTCAATATCGCCGCCAGCCTGTTGCAGCCGGCGGGGGGACCATGA
- a CDS encoding TonB-dependent receptor: protein MHHTVTTTKSRRKMSPLVSRAALAAVAAGLGFVPAAQAQQPAAGQAVPLPTVRVEGAADDSYKADTVESPRQTAPILDAPQTINVIPRRLIEEQGATDLTEVLRSTPGISFDAGENGFSTSTNNFTLRGFDTSGNIFVDGARSSGSYTRDVFNLEQVEVFKGATGDSGRGGAGGYINLQTKTPHLGNAYSGNVGLGFDEYDSELRTRASIDANHQIGETAALRLNVMAEGGGVAGREEAEQNAWGVAPSLSLGLGTSFRTTIAYEHVEHNDLPDWGVPGAVIANTDAFNPATRGFERDNFYGLATDFDDVVSDSLLARFEWDIDTGVTLSNQTRWNHVDRNARYTVPTGYTAATNTVTGQTQFYDRSNTSFSNLTSLALAFDTAGLKHRAALGLELTRERSEANRYGTQTPPATGLDNPNPDRAASARLAPTEVNEIDISTVALDAYDTIELSRHWEITGGLRAEWYEVDIDSRTAAGAPAGTANGYNDEEFELGGRIGLVYKPVDNGSIYISYGVSAQPPGSYLSNPDISRTGDNAFPGFVPNAEGVTNYNYELGTKWSFNDGKLQVTGALFRTEKHDVPITGRDVGETVDSLKGYGKQVVEGLEIGVAGEILEGWNVFGGVLLMDSAREHSAYLDSVRRRANTADYDTFTSTDGDELAFTPNISGNLWTTYRFPFGLTVGAGARHTGSVFLGRPDDALRIIPNGRYGKLPAFTTYHALIAYDVTENVNVRLNIDNIFDETYATTTNWNGSRATLGAPRSFLLTTGFSF from the coding sequence ATGCACCACACCGTCACCACCACCAAGAGCCGGCGCAAGATGTCGCCGCTCGTATCCCGCGCAGCGCTTGCGGCGGTTGCCGCCGGCCTCGGCTTCGTGCCCGCGGCACAGGCGCAGCAGCCGGCCGCCGGCCAGGCCGTGCCCCTGCCCACCGTGCGCGTCGAAGGCGCGGCGGACGACAGCTACAAGGCGGATACGGTCGAATCCCCGCGCCAGACCGCGCCGATCCTGGATGCGCCCCAGACCATCAACGTGATCCCCCGCCGCCTGATCGAGGAGCAGGGCGCTACCGACCTGACCGAAGTGCTGCGCTCGACCCCGGGCATCAGCTTCGACGCGGGCGAGAACGGCTTCTCCACCTCGACCAACAACTTCACCCTGCGCGGCTTCGACACCAGCGGCAATATCTTCGTCGACGGCGCCCGCTCGTCCGGCAGCTATACCCGCGACGTCTTCAACCTCGAACAGGTCGAAGTGTTCAAGGGCGCCACCGGCGACAGCGGCCGCGGCGGCGCCGGCGGCTACATCAACCTGCAGACCAAGACGCCGCACCTCGGCAATGCCTATTCGGGCAATGTCGGCCTCGGCTTCGACGAATATGATTCCGAGCTGCGCACTCGCGCCTCGATCGACGCCAACCACCAGATCGGCGAGACCGCCGCGCTGCGCCTCAACGTGATGGCGGAGGGCGGCGGCGTCGCCGGCCGGGAAGAGGCGGAACAGAATGCCTGGGGCGTCGCGCCTTCGCTCAGCCTCGGCCTCGGCACCTCGTTCCGCACCACGATCGCCTATGAGCATGTCGAGCACAACGACCTGCCGGACTGGGGCGTGCCCGGCGCCGTGATCGCGAACACCGATGCCTTCAACCCCGCCACCCGCGGCTTCGAGCGCGACAATTTCTACGGCCTCGCCACCGATTTCGACGATGTCGTCAGCGACAGCCTGCTCGCCCGCTTCGAATGGGACATCGACACCGGCGTCACCCTCAGCAACCAGACCCGCTGGAACCATGTCGATCGCAATGCCCGCTACACGGTCCCGACCGGTTACACCGCCGCCACCAACACGGTGACCGGCCAGACCCAGTTCTACGACCGCTCGAACACCAGCTTCAGCAACCTGACCAGTCTCGCCCTCGCCTTCGACACCGCCGGCCTGAAGCACCGCGCGGCCCTCGGCCTCGAACTGACCCGGGAGCGGTCCGAAGCCAACCGCTACGGCACCCAGACGCCGCCGGCGACCGGCCTCGACAATCCGAACCCGGACCGGGCGGCGAGCGCCCGCCTCGCCCCGACGGAAGTGAACGAGATCGATATCTCGACCGTCGCCCTCGATGCCTACGACACGATCGAACTGTCCCGCCATTGGGAGATCACGGGCGGCCTGCGTGCCGAATGGTACGAGGTCGATATCGACAGCCGGACCGCGGCCGGCGCCCCGGCCGGCACGGCCAACGGCTATAACGACGAGGAATTCGAACTCGGCGGCCGCATCGGCCTGGTCTACAAGCCGGTCGACAACGGCAGCATCTATATTTCCTACGGCGTCTCGGCCCAGCCGCCGGGCTCCTATCTGTCGAACCCGGATATCTCGCGCACCGGCGACAATGCCTTCCCCGGCTTCGTGCCCAATGCCGAAGGGGTGACGAACTACAATTACGAGCTGGGCACCAAGTGGAGCTTCAACGACGGCAAGCTCCAGGTTACCGGTGCCCTGTTCCGCACCGAAAAGCATGACGTGCCGATCACCGGCCGCGACGTCGGCGAGACCGTCGACAGCCTGAAGGGCTATGGCAAGCAGGTGGTCGAAGGGCTGGAGATCGGCGTCGCCGGCGAGATCCTGGAAGGCTGGAACGTCTTCGGCGGCGTCCTGCTGATGGACAGCGCCCGCGAGCACAGCGCCTATCTCGACAGCGTCCGCCGCCGCGCCAATACCGCCGACTACGACACATTCACCAGCACCGACGGCGACGAACTGGCCTTCACGCCCAATATTTCGGGCAATCTCTGGACCACCTACCGCTTCCCCTTCGGCCTGACCGTGGGCGCCGGGGCGCGGCATACCGGCTCGGTCTTCCTCGGCCGGCCGGACGATGCGCTGCGCATCATCCCGAACGGGCGCTACGGCAAGCTGCCGGCCTTCACCACCTATCACGCCCTGATCGCCTATGACGTGACGGAAAACGTGAACGTCCGCCTGAACATCGACAATATCTTCGATGAAACCTATGCGACGACGACCAATTGGAACGGCAGCCGCGCCACCCTGGGCGCCCCGCGCAGCTTCCTGCTGACCACCGGCTTCTCGTTCTGA
- a CDS encoding alpha/beta fold hydrolase codes for MTTAAPYWHRYHDAATLARLAALVEVVRLPSTGVELHLDLYPQGDPAAPVVVLNHGGGGHAGLLAGLALALHDRGCTVVVPDQKGQGRSGGARGDFTLAEAVANIADAACFARRRFAGPLVLAGGSIGGGLTYYAAAALARAGAPPAAVVCLNLFDFGRPETALALTRVAALAKLPGLARLMGAGLGLLARAAPRLRLPYRPLARFPEMTDARDRARGFLEIWRHDPLVMTTVTARYMASLTATPPAIALEDNLLPVLVINQLRDRMVSPALTRACFARLGGPVAYAEIDWGHYSLLPGFNAAIADLAAAFLARAVTGST; via the coding sequence ATGACCACCGCCGCCCCCTATTGGCACCGCTACCACGACGCCGCGACCCTGGCCCGCCTCGCGGCCCTGGTCGAGGTCGTCCGCCTGCCCTCGACCGGGGTGGAGCTTCATCTCGACCTCTACCCGCAGGGCGATCCGGCGGCGCCGGTGGTCGTTCTCAACCATGGCGGCGGCGGCCATGCCGGCCTGCTGGCCGGGCTCGCCCTTGCCCTTCACGACCGGGGCTGCACGGTGGTGGTGCCGGACCAGAAGGGCCAGGGCCGGTCGGGGGGCGCAAGGGGCGATTTCACCCTGGCGGAAGCGGTGGCCAATATCGCCGATGCCGCGTGTTTCGCCCGGCGGCGCTTTGCCGGGCCCCTGGTCCTGGCCGGGGGCAGCATCGGCGGTGGCCTGACCTATTATGCCGCCGCCGCGTTGGCCCGGGCGGGGGCGCCGCCGGCCGCCGTCGTCTGCCTGAACCTGTTCGATTTCGGCCGGCCGGAGACGGCCCTGGCCCTGACCCGTGTCGCCGCCCTGGCCAAGCTGCCCGGGCTGGCGCGCCTCATGGGCGCCGGCCTCGGCCTGCTGGCCCGCGCCGCGCCGCGCCTGCGCCTGCCCTATCGGCCGCTTGCCCGCTTTCCCGAGATGACCGACGCGCGCGACCGCGCCCGCGGCTTTCTCGAGATCTGGCGGCACGATCCCCTGGTCATGACCACGGTCACCGCCCGCTACATGGCCAGCCTCACCGCGACGCCGCCGGCGATCGCCCTCGAAGACAATCTCCTGCCCGTCCTCGTCATCAACCAGTTGCGCGACCGCATGGTCTCGCCCGCCCTGACCAGGGCCTGTTTCGCGCGCCTCGGCGGGCCCGTCGCCTATGCCGAGATCGACTGGGGCCATTATTCCCTGCTGCCCGGCTTCAATGCGGCCATCGCCGATCTTGCCGCCGCCTTCCTGGCGCGGGCCGTTACAGGTTCCACATGA
- a CDS encoding Fe2+-dependent dioxygenase, translated as MLVEIANVLTPDEVRHCRALLDRADWRDGRHTAGELAARVKANQQLGADDPLGRQLGDFILERLPRAERFIAAALPLKVVPPRFNRYADAGTYGDHVDNAVFSIPGTSHRVRSDLSATLFFSDPGEYDGGDLVIRGETGAHRVKLPAGHMVLYGGNTVHHVTPVTRGARLAAFFWVQSLIRENDRRQIMLDLDDAIRALRTDAPDHAAVTPLTGVYHNLLRQWADT; from the coding sequence ATGCTGGTGGAAATCGCGAATGTCCTGACGCCGGACGAGGTCCGGCACTGCCGCGCCCTGCTCGACCGGGCGGACTGGCGCGACGGCCGCCATACCGCCGGCGAACTGGCGGCGCGGGTCAAGGCCAACCAGCAATTGGGCGCCGACGATCCGCTCGGCCGCCAGCTCGGCGATTTCATCCTCGAACGCCTGCCCCGGGCGGAACGCTTCATCGCCGCCGCCCTGCCGCTGAAAGTGGTGCCGCCGCGCTTCAATCGCTATGCCGACGCCGGCACCTATGGCGACCATGTCGACAATGCGGTCTTCAGCATCCCCGGCACGTCGCACCGCGTCCGCAGCGATCTTTCCGCCACCCTGTTCTTTTCCGACCCCGGTGAATATGACGGCGGCGACCTGGTGATCCGGGGCGAGACCGGGGCGCATCGGGTGAAGCTGCCGGCCGGCCACATGGTGCTTTACGGCGGCAATACCGTCCACCACGTCACCCCGGTGACCCGGGGGGCGCGGCTGGCCGCCTTCTTCTGGGTGCAGAGCCTGATCCGCGAGAACGACCGCCGCCAGATCATGCTGGACCTCGACGACGCCATCCGCGCCCTGCGCACCGATGCGCCCGACCATGCCGCGGTCACGCCCCTGACCGGGGTCTATCACAACCTGCTGCGGCAATGGGCGGATACCTGA
- a CDS encoding M48 family metallopeptidase — translation MDDLFLDIDGTNVPLELRKSDRARRLLLRVDQRREVVVLTLPNRVSRREGLRFAQGNRAWIAERLASLPPRIPFGPGERVPLLGRPHRLVHVPPGSTARRGAAWIQGDEIQGEEIQIAGDPAHFARRVQDFLRTRARTEIRHRAERFAAQTEKEVRGLTLRDPSSRWGSCSPRGELSFSWRLIMAPEFVLDYVVAHEVAHLSVFSHAPRFWALVDQLVPRMDEARRWLKVEGAALHRYGA, via the coding sequence TTGGACGACCTGTTCCTCGATATCGACGGCACCAATGTGCCGCTGGAATTGCGCAAGTCCGACCGGGCCCGGCGCCTGCTGCTGCGCGTCGACCAGCGCCGCGAGGTGGTGGTGCTAACCCTGCCGAACCGGGTGTCGCGGCGCGAGGGCCTGCGCTTTGCCCAGGGCAACCGGGCCTGGATCGCGGAGCGGCTGGCCAGCCTGCCGCCGCGCATCCCCTTCGGCCCGGGAGAACGCGTGCCCCTGCTGGGCCGGCCGCATCGCCTGGTCCATGTCCCGCCGGGAAGCACGGCACGGCGCGGCGCCGCCTGGATCCAGGGTGACGAAATCCAGGGCGAGGAAATCCAGATCGCCGGCGACCCCGCCCATTTCGCCCGCCGGGTGCAGGATTTCCTGCGCACCCGCGCCCGCACCGAAATCCGCCACCGGGCCGAGCGCTTCGCCGCCCAGACCGAGAAGGAGGTGCGCGGCCTGACCCTGCGCGATCCCTCCAGCCGCTGGGGCAGTTGCTCGCCGCGGGGGGAATTGTCCTTTTCCTGGCGCCTGATCATGGCGCCCGAATTCGTGCTCGACTATGTCGTCGCCCATGAGGTGGCGCATCTGTCGGTGTTCAGCCATGCCCCGCGCTTCTGGGCCCTGGTCGACCAGCTGGTGCCCAGGATGGACGAGGCCCGGCGCTGGCTGAAGGTCGAAGGCGCCGCCCTGCATCGCTACGGCGCCTGA
- a CDS encoding alpha-hydroxy acid oxidase, with product MTEPLGKLARIPPDIVAAGDYEPYALARMTAGAAAYLQGGAGDESTLRQNLDGYRRLLLRNRVLRDMAGGGTHLTLFGQPLAFPILLAPVAFQRLFHGEGEIAAARAAAAMGTAMVVSTQASIDLDTVARAAPTPLWFQLYIQPDRDFTRALVQRAEAAGYGALVVTVDAPVSGIRNREQRAGFALPPEIRAVNLDGMRPAPPHQARPGEPVLFGSPLLAAAPTFDDLARLKSWTRLPVLAKGITTAEDAAAALAAGIDGIIVSNHGGRVLDSQPATIDLLPAVAAAVAGRVPLLLDGGIRRGTDVLKALALGAAAVLIGRPYIHGLAAAGAAGVAHVLNILRAELEAAMVLTGCRDLAAIGPEILHR from the coding sequence ATGACCGAACCCCTGGGCAAGCTGGCCCGCATCCCGCCCGACATCGTCGCCGCCGGCGATTACGAACCCTATGCCCTGGCGCGCATGACTGCCGGGGCCGCCGCCTATCTCCAGGGCGGCGCCGGCGACGAATCGACGCTGCGCCAGAACCTGGACGGTTACCGCCGCCTGCTGCTGCGCAACCGCGTCCTCCGCGACATGGCCGGCGGCGGCACCCATCTTACCCTGTTCGGGCAGCCGCTGGCCTTTCCCATCCTGCTCGCCCCCGTCGCCTTCCAGCGCCTGTTCCATGGCGAGGGCGAGATCGCCGCCGCCCGGGCCGCCGCCGCCATGGGCACCGCCATGGTGGTCAGCACCCAGGCCAGCATCGACCTCGATACCGTCGCCCGCGCCGCCCCGACACCCCTGTGGTTCCAGCTCTACATCCAGCCCGACCGCGACTTCACCCGCGCCCTGGTGCAGCGGGCCGAGGCGGCGGGCTATGGCGCCCTGGTGGTCACCGTGGATGCGCCGGTCAGCGGCATCCGCAACCGGGAACAGCGCGCCGGCTTCGCCCTGCCGCCCGAGATCCGCGCGGTCAATCTCGACGGCATGCGCCCGGCGCCGCCGCATCAGGCCCGGCCGGGGGAACCGGTGCTCTTCGGCTCGCCCCTGCTGGCCGCCGCCCCGACCTTCGACGATCTGGCCCGGCTGAAATCCTGGACCCGCCTGCCCGTCCTCGCCAAGGGCATCACCACGGCGGAGGATGCGGCGGCAGCGCTCGCCGCCGGCATCGACGGCATCATCGTCTCCAATCACGGCGGCCGGGTGCTGGACAGCCAGCCCGCGACCATCGACCTGCTGCCCGCCGTCGCCGCCGCAGTCGCCGGGCGGGTGCCCCTGCTGCTCGACGGCGGCATCCGGCGCGGCACCGATGTCCTGAAAGCCCTGGCGCTCGGCGCCGCTGCGGTGCTGATCGGCCGGCCCTATATCCACGGCCTGGCCGCGGCCGGGGCGGCGGGCGTCGCCCATGTCCTCAATATCCTGCGGGCGGAGCTTGAAGCCGCCATGGTCCTGACCGGCTGCCGCGATCTTGCCGCCATCGGGCCGGAGATCCTGCATCGGTAG
- a CDS encoding transglycosylase domain-containing protein, with translation MAGENQKGTGGRKRRKPASPAAAPGDRAARPDRLDRRALPPLPANRPHPPKSPPPPPPPRRPGGGRRRGLAYWLAVVGLWGAIATGILVAWFAWDLPSMSRLDEIDRRPAVRLVSADGTVFATVGDLYGEAMALADYPDVLVKAVLAIEDRRFFDHGGFDPIGILRALYHNVVTGSVSQGGSTISQQTVKTIFLTPERSIRRKVQEAILTVQLERRLTKPQILSLYMNRVYLGSGAYGMDGAARRYFGHPARRMSLAEAAMLAGLMKAPSRYSPLADYEAAKARAAVVLDAMADAEFITADQAAAAKALPARLAARPVSNDARYFVDWVVEQVADFAGPEIGDITVYTTLDLRLQRAAEGALDAGLDGEGLRLDAGQGALVALAPDGAVRALVGGRDYGASPFNRAVRALRQPGSAFKLFVYLAALEAGFEPGTLVNDAPVDVAGYRPTNFEPGYAGEISLVNAFARSLNTVSVRLLVRVGARKVVAMAKRLGITSAIPANASIALGSAEVTPLELTGAYAVLANGGRRADPYAIREVRSADGDIVFRRDTGGGERLLSEQVVGRMNRLLAAVIDYGSGKAARLGRPAGGKTGTSQDYRNAWFVGITGQLVATVWIGNDDGTPMIKATGGGLPAQIWKAFMTEALTGTAALPLPDAPSDEDRGLLDDLVEFLGGGPGGLVVEDPMAGGPPARYR, from the coding sequence ATGGCAGGAGAGAACCAAAAAGGAACAGGCGGGCGCAAGCGGCGGAAGCCCGCGTCCCCGGCGGCGGCCCCCGGCGACCGGGCGGCAAGGCCGGACCGGCTGGATCGCCGCGCCCTGCCGCCCCTGCCGGCCAACCGGCCGCATCCGCCGAAATCGCCCCCGCCGCCGCCGCCGCCGCGGCGCCCGGGCGGCGGGCGGCGGCGGGGCCTTGCCTATTGGCTGGCGGTGGTCGGCCTTTGGGGGGCGATCGCCACCGGCATCCTGGTGGCGTGGTTCGCCTGGGACCTGCCGTCCATGAGCCGGCTGGACGAGATCGACCGCCGCCCGGCGGTGCGCCTAGTCTCGGCCGACGGCACCGTCTTCGCGACCGTGGGCGATCTCTACGGCGAGGCCATGGCGCTGGCCGATTATCCGGACGTCCTGGTCAAGGCGGTGCTGGCGATCGAGGACCGGCGCTTCTTCGACCATGGCGGCTTCGATCCGATCGGGATCCTGCGCGCGCTCTATCATAATGTGGTGACCGGCAGCGTCTCGCAGGGCGGCTCGACCATCAGCCAGCAGACGGTGAAGACCATCTTCCTCACCCCCGAGCGCTCTATCCGCCGCAAGGTCCAGGAAGCGATCCTGACCGTGCAGCTGGAACGCCGGCTGACCAAGCCGCAGATCCTGTCGCTCTATATGAACCGGGTCTATCTCGGGTCCGGCGCCTATGGCATGGACGGCGCCGCCCGGCGTTACTTCGGCCATCCGGCGCGCCGGATGTCGCTGGCCGAGGCGGCGATGCTGGCCGGGCTGATGAAGGCGCCGTCGCGCTATTCGCCGCTGGCCGACTATGAAGCGGCGAAGGCGCGGGCGGCGGTGGTGCTCGATGCCATGGCCGATGCCGAATTCATCACGGCCGATCAGGCGGCGGCGGCCAAGGCGCTGCCGGCCCGGCTGGCGGCGCGGCCGGTCTCGAACGATGCGCGTTACTTCGTCGACTGGGTGGTGGAACAGGTGGCGGATTTCGCCGGGCCCGAGATCGGCGACATCACGGTCTATACCACCCTCGACCTCCGGCTTCAGCGGGCGGCGGAAGGGGCCCTCGATGCCGGTCTCGACGGCGAGGGCCTGCGCCTCGACGCCGGCCAGGGCGCGCTGGTCGCCCTGGCGCCGGACGGTGCCGTCCGCGCCCTGGTGGGCGGGCGGGATTACGGCGCCTCGCCCTTCAACCGGGCGGTGCGGGCGCTGCGCCAGCCGGGCTCGGCGTTCAAGCTGTTCGTCTATCTGGCGGCGCTCGAAGCCGGGTTCGAGCCCGGCACCCTGGTCAACGACGCGCCGGTCGATGTCGCCGGCTATCGCCCGACCAATTTCGAGCCGGGCTATGCCGGCGAGATTTCCCTGGTCAATGCCTTCGCCCGCTCGCTGAACACGGTCTCGGTGCGGCTGCTCGTCCGGGTCGGGGCGCGCAAGGTGGTGGCGATGGCGAAGCGCCTGGGCATCACCTCCGCCATCCCGGCCAATGCCTCGATCGCGCTGGGCAGCGCCGAGGTGACACCGCTGGAATTGACCGGCGCCTATGCGGTGCTGGCCAACGGCGGGCGGCGGGCCGATCCCTATGCCATCCGCGAGGTGCGCAGCGCCGACGGCGACATCGTCTTCCGGCGCGACACGGGCGGCGGCGAGCGCCTGCTGTCGGAACAGGTGGTCGGGCGCATGAACCGCCTGCTGGCCGCCGTCATCGACTACGGCAGCGGCAAGGCGGCCCGCCTCGGCCGGCCGGCGGGCGGCAAGACCGGCACCAGCCAGGATTACCGCAATGCCTGGTTCGTCGGCATCACCGGGCAATTGGTGGCGACGGTCTGGATCGGCAATGACGACGGCACCCCCATGATCAAGGCGACCGGCGGCGGCCTGCCGGCCCAGATCTGGAAAGCCTTCATGACCGAGGCCCTGACCGGCACCGCGGCCTTGCCCCTGCCCGATGCCCCGTCCGACGAGGACCGCGGCCTGCTCGACGATCTGGTCGAATTCCTGGGCGGCGGCCCGGGGGGGCTGGTGGTGGAAGACCCGATGGCGGGGGGGCCGCCCGCCCGCTATCGCTGA